From Fusobacterium varium:
TATCATAATTCTGCATATCTTCCATAGTTAAAGGCCCACCAGCATCTTGTGCTGATTTTACTATTGCTTTCGCTATTTCTCCTTCATATACAGCTTTTTCTCCATTTTTAATTATCTTTCTTAAAGTATTTGCTAAATCAGGATTTTTTATAGTCTCTCCAACTTCATATGGGAACCCTTCATTCAAGTAAATTTTTGATGTCTCAGGAAACATTTCTATCATGTCATATTTATTTTTGATGTCTCTACTTAAAACTGCTGATACTTCATATCCATTTTCTGCAAGTTCTACTGATGGTTGAATTACATCTTTTCTAGACATTGTTCCATATTTTTCTAAAGCATACATCATTCCTTTTACTTCACCTGGAACTCCAACAGCTTTTCCACCTACAGCTTTTTCATTATTTATTACTTTTCCATCTTTGTCTAATTTCCACATATCTGGAGTTGCATTTTTAGGAGCTATTTCTCTAAAATCTATAAATTTAGTTTCTCCAGTTTTAGCAAAACGAATTACCATAAATCCTCCACCACCAATTCCAGAAGATTGTGGCTCACATACTCCTAATGCAAATCCTACTGCTACAGCAGCATCTATTGCATTTCCACCTTTTTTAATTATATCTACACCTATTTTTGTTGCCTCATATTTTCCAGTTGATACTACTCCATTTACCCCAGTTGCATCCCTATCAATTCTTAGAATATTTCCATTGGCATCATATGGTTTCCAATTTTCTACACTTTGGACAGCAGCTATTGAATTTACATTATTCCCAGAATTAACTGCTGAACATGCTCCCAAAGATAAAGCTACTGCTGCTATTATCCCTGCCATAAAAAATCTTTTTTTCATTATTCTTCCTCCCAATTTGTTTATTTTTATAAACTGCTTCTGAAAGTTTTCAGAAGCAGTATTTATAACTTCATTTTTAGATTAGAATGATGCTGCTTGTCCATCTCTTCTTGGATCTGCTCCACCTTGAAGAGTTTTTGTATTGTAATCCATCATTATTCCTTGAACTCCACCAAAATAATTATCATAAGTTCCTCTCATATTGATTTCATGTCCCATTTCTTGTAATTTATTATAAGATTCAAAAGATATTCTTCCTTCTGCATTTAATTTCCCAGATTGAAATTGTGCTATTCTTGGTGCATTAATAGCTTCTTGAATAGTCATTCCGTGATCTATTACATTACTTATAGTCAATGCTACTGCTGGTATAATTCTTGTAGCCCCTGGAGAACCAATTGTCATAAGTGGTCTATTTTTAGGATCAAGAACTAGAGTTGGTGACATACTGCTTAGAGGTCTTTTTCCACCTTCAATAGAGTTCTTCATATTTTTTTGTGGAACAAAGTCATCCATTTCATTATTCATCATTATTCCAGTTTCTGGTACTACAACTCCAGAACCAAAGAAATAGTTAATAGTTTGAGTTACTGCAACCATATTTCCATCTTTATCCATTACAGAAAAGTGAGTTGTACTTCCACTTTCATATTTACTTGGATCTCCAATTTTTATATCTTTCCCAGCTTTTTCTAAATCTATTTTCTTAACAAGCTCTTTTGCATATTCTTTAGATGTAAGACCTTTTAATGGAACTTTTACATAAGCAGTATCTCCCATATATTCTGCTCTATCTGCAAAAGCCTGTTTCATACTTTCAGCCCATACATGCCAGCTTTCAGGAGTATTGTCTCCCATTGCTTTAAGATCATAATTTTCTACCATATTTAAAAGCTGTACTATATGAGTTCCTCCAGAACTTGCTGGTGGGCAAGAAATAATTGTATAATCTCTATATTTTCCAACTACTGGTTCTCTTTCTTCTATTGTATAATTTTTAAGATCTTCAACAGTTATAAGTCCTCCTTGTTTTTGAACTTCATCAGCTATCTTTTTAGCTACTTCACCCTCATAAAAAGCTTTTTTACCCTCTTTTGATATCTTTGTAAGAGTTGCTGCTAAATCTTTATTTACAAGTTTATCTCCAGCTTCATAAGGCAACCCATCTTTTAGATATACTGCCGCTGCTGCATCAAATTTCACTAATTTTTCATAATTATCTTGAATTATTCCTTCTAAATTTTTTGAAACTATTATTCCTTCTCCTGCATGTTTTATAGCTGGAGCCATCACATCTGCCCTTTTCATAGTTCCATATTTTTCCAATGCAGTTAAAAGCCCTGCAACTGTTCCAGGAACTCCTGATGCTTTTCCCCCAACAGTTATTTCATCATTTACCACTTTTCCATTTTCATCAAGTACAAACATATCAGGTGTAGCTTTGGCTGGAGCTTTTTCTCTATAATCTATGACTACTGTTTTTCCTGTCTTAGCCATTCTGATTAACATAAATCCTCCACCACCGATTCCAGAGGCATTTGGCTCAAAAACACTAATAGCAAACGCTGTCGCCACTGCAGCATCTACAGCATTTCCACCCTTTTTCATTATTTCCACTCCTATTTTAGAAGCCTCTGGATTAGCTGCTGCTACTACTCCATTTTTTCCTTCAGCATGTCTTCCATAAAGGTTATCTGGATTAGCTGCATTAGACACAGTAAAAACACTTACCATTAAACCAACAACCACACTACCAATTTTCATAAATTTCTTCAACGAAATCATATGTTCCCCCTTTTTTTATTTTTTTTGTTCTATTTTGAAATTTTTATATCGTTTTACTTACTATTAATTATATTTCAAGATATATAAAAAGTAAATCTTATACTTTTATTTCTCTTTTTCCTCTTTTTCCTCTCATCTTTTTTCTACTATTTTTACTTAAAATATGGTATCATTAATTTAATTTGTAATCATAAAGAGAATTTTAATAATTTTTAAATTTGAGGGGAATAATCATGAAAATCTTAGAGAAGAGAATTCACATTAGAATTCATAAAACAGAACTTTCATTAGGAATACTAATGGTATTAATAAGTATAGTTCTGCCAAATTTTTTATTATATAAAAATTTTGATATTTATGATTCTCTGGAAAAAAGTATAGACTTTTGGGATAAAGAATACCTTCTTCATGCCGCATTTGGTTTAGTATTTTTAAATACTATAAAATCATTCCCCATATTCTTTTCTGTTTTTCTCCTTATGGATTCAATGGAAATAGAAATAAATGAAAAATTGAATAATACTTTAAAAGTTATCTTTGGAATGTTGATAATTCAAATAATTTATTTTATAATATATAAAGTCTACTATGACATGGATTATTACTTTGGTAAAGTATCTATGCTTGAAATGATTTATCTTGCATTTCATTCAAGCAATCGTTTTAAAAATATCAGTTTACTTAAACGAAATATTGTTCTTCTTCTTGTTTTTACTGGCATTCAATGGCTCGATATTACAAAGTATTTTTCTGTACTAGATTATAAATCAACAGGAGAAATCTTTTTTGATTTAAAAAATATTTCTTCTTTAATGGAAGCTGACAATATTCTAAACTTAATTGGTTTTTTATTTTTTATACTTTTCTTCATTTTTTCTATAACTTTGCTTCTTGTATTCTTTGAACAGGAAAGGCGACAAAATATTTATGAAAAAGAAAAAGACATGACTAAAGCTATTTCAGATTTAAAATTACAGGAAGTTGAAAATAGATATCTAAAAGAAATTCAATACTTAGTACATGATTTGAAAACTCCATTATTTTCTATGGGAACACTCATTGAAATACTTGATATGCAGGAAGAGAATGAAAAGAAAAAAGATTACTATAATAGAATTGAGAAATCTTTAGAAAGATGCAATATAATGGTATCTGAAATTTTAAGAGATACCCACAAGAACCCTATTGATATAAACAAAGTATTTAATTTTATCCTCTCTTATCTCTCCACACATAAATGTATTGAGTTTTTAAATTACAATAATTATTGCACAGGAAGAAAAATAAAAGTTAATAAAATAGTTTTTTCAAGAGCCATTACCAATCTTATTATAAATTCTTATGAAGCTTTTACAGAATATGAAAATAATAAAATTGAACTTACTATAAAAGATTATAAAAAATTTTTACTCATAAAAATTGAAGACTATGGAAAAGGGATGTCTGAAAAAGAACTTGAAAATGCTTTTATAAATGGTTTTTCAACTAAAAATTCCAGTGGAGTAGGATTAAACTTTGTAAAAACAGTTATGGAAGAACATAAATGTAAATTCTTTATTCGAAACAGAAAAAAAAGAGGTATTGGGGTATATATCATTATGCTTGGGGAGGTTTTAGGAAATGAAGAATAAAATTCTTATTATAGATGATTCTAAAGATATTATCTTTGCTATTTCAGAATTTTTTCTTATGAAAGATTGGGAAGTTTATACAGCACTCTCAATGGAAGAAGCTCTAAAAATAGTAAGTACCAAAGAACTTGATATCATAATAATTGATTATCACATGCCATATATAAATGGTGTATTGGGAGTAAAATTAATAAGACAAATGAATGAAGATGTATCTATCATAGCTCTTACCATTGAAGGATTAGAAAATATTGCAGAAGAATTTTTTCTTGCTGGAGCTGATGATTTTGCTATAAAACCTATTAAAGTACTTGATTTATATTCAAGAGTAAATGTTCACCTTAACAAGAAAAAAGAGAAAATTCCTTCTTCTGAAGATTCTACAACAAAAAAAGAAAAATATGGTGATTATAAAAAAGGGATAAGTGTAAATACTATTTCATTAATAGAAAATAAAATGAAGC
This genomic window contains:
- a CDS encoding putative signal transduction histidine kinase → MKILEKRIHIRIHKTELSLGILMVLISIVLPNFLLYKNFDIYDSLEKSIDFWDKEYLLHAAFGLVFLNTIKSFPIFFSVFLLMDSMEIEINEKLNNTLKVIFGMLIIQIIYFIIYKVYYDMDYYFGKVSMLEMIYLAFHSSNRFKNISLLKRNIVLLLVFTGIQWLDITKYFSVLDYKSTGEIFFDLKNISSLMEADNILNLIGFLFFILFFIFSITLLLVFFEQERRQNIYEKEKDMTKAISDLKLQEVENRYLKEIQYLVHDLKTPLFSMGTLIEILDMQEENEKKKDYYNRIEKSLERCNIMVSEILRDTHKNPIDINKVFNFILSYLSTHKCIEFLNYNNYCTGRKIKVNKIVFSRAITNLIINSYEAFTEYENNKIELTIKDYKKFLLIKIEDYGKGMSEKELENAFINGFSTKNSSGVGLNFVKTVMEEHKCKFFIRNRKKRGIGVYIIMLGEVLGNEE
- a CDS encoding putative signal transduction response regulator; this translates as MKNKILIIDDSKDIIFAISEFFLMKDWEVYTALSMEEALKIVSTKELDIIIIDYHMPYINGVLGVKLIRQMNEDVSIIALTIEGLENIAEEFFLAGADDFAIKPIKVLDLYSRVNVHLNKKKEKIPSSEDSTTKKEKYGDYKKGISVNTISLIENKMKQIDSYITIEEISEATGLASQTVNKYMNYLVEIKMVDLKIIYGKIGRPRNEYYWKK
- a CDS encoding gamma-glutamyltranspeptidase; translated protein: MISLKKFMKIGSVVVGLMVSVFTVSNAANPDNLYGRHAEGKNGVVAAANPEASKIGVEIMKKGGNAVDAAVATAFAISVFEPNASGIGGGGFMLIRMAKTGKTVVIDYREKAPAKATPDMFVLDENGKVVNDEITVGGKASGVPGTVAGLLTALEKYGTMKRADVMAPAIKHAGEGIIVSKNLEGIIQDNYEKLVKFDAAAAVYLKDGLPYEAGDKLVNKDLAATLTKISKEGKKAFYEGEVAKKIADEVQKQGGLITVEDLKNYTIEEREPVVGKYRDYTIISCPPASSGGTHIVQLLNMVENYDLKAMGDNTPESWHVWAESMKQAFADRAEYMGDTAYVKVPLKGLTSKEYAKELVKKIDLEKAGKDIKIGDPSKYESGSTTHFSVMDKDGNMVAVTQTINYFFGSGVVVPETGIMMNNEMDDFVPQKNMKNSIEGGKRPLSSMSPTLVLDPKNRPLMTIGSPGATRIIPAVALTISNVIDHGMTIQEAINAPRIAQFQSGKLNAEGRISFESYNKLQEMGHEINMRGTYDNYFGGVQGIMMDYNTKTLQGGADPRRDGQAASF